From the genome of Sinanaerobacter sp. ZZT-01:
TCCAATCTCTGTCAACACCCACTCAGATAATTCTTTCTGTTTTCCCGTTTCTAAACCAATTATAAAATCTGAATCTTGCTCTAAATAATCTTCTTTCTGCCTGATTTGATTTAACAGTTCAATAATAAAGTCTCTAAGATCGCTTGACATCTTGTCAATTTCATTTACGGTCACGCCTTCTTCATAGTAACCTAACAGCGCATCATAAGCATTTTCCTCATAACCCCAATACTCCGCAAAGGACTTAAATTTTTCAACAATCTTCTCTAAATAAGGTTGAAACAGCTTGAAGTCATTTTTTGCTTTCGCTTTTTCCCAAACCTGCTCTGCATTTGCAATCAAGGAAATATACTCTCTGTACTCATCTTTCGGTATTTTTTCAACATAATAATGGTTCCTCTTGATTCTGGCCACCATGCCATTCACAATGTCATCATTTTTCTTATTGCCATCAAAATAATTCAAACATCTTTTCAATTGTTTACTCGAAAGTAGGCGGTATAGTTCATCTCCCAAATAACCCATCACTTGGCTTCTGTATTCAATCCCATTGATCGGCATATTCGTAATCTTGTCCCAATAAATTAATGAATTAAGTGTATATTTGAGATACTCTATATTTCTTACCGTTTCTTTAAACTCAGATAACATCTTAGAATACTTTTCAGTTTGCTTATTCACCATTTTTTATCTCCTCTTTCGATTCTGCGGAATTCTCAATCCTGTTATATTTTTTCAACCCCACCGCTACAATAATGCTTGCTATAAAATACAAGCCTGCAGCTAGATAATAAGCATTTTTATATCCCATCTGGGTAGTAAACAAAATATTCCCTGTAAATAAACCGCTTACTATACTTGCCAAACCGGCAATGACATTTACCATGGATGCAAAAATCGGTCTTAAATTTTTATCCGCAATACTCATTGCAAGCGAATTATCCGCCGGAGAACTGATATTTGCGATACCGGCTCTCATAAACAGCGCAACTCCTACGAATGCAATCTTATAACTTCCAAACTTTTCTCCATTTGCGATAATGAGCATAAAGGGTATAGAAACAATCAACATCGTGCTGATCGTATTGACTTGTCCAAGTTTACGGACAAGAAAAGGCGTAAATAGCATGAATAATACGATAGCCAAATAAGATATGGATACCAAAAGGGATGACGTTGCTTTGTCTATATGAAGATTACGGTTTAAATAGACCGTAAAATAGGATGAAAACAAGCCCATCGCAAAGGAAACCATTGCAAAATAAGTCAAATAAATCACCGCTTCTTTTTTTAGGATGATTTGAACCATTTCCTGCATACGGGGTAATAAGTTTTTGGGGTTGGATTTATCAGTATTAATTCTATAATCTTCTCCTTGTTCTTTTATCAGCAAAATCGGAATAAAAGCGATTGCAGAAATGATGGCTGTAATCAACAAAATATCCTTATTTCCCTGCAAGTACGCCAACTTCAATTCCGGAGTAAACGCGGCAATATATTCGGTTGCTTTTTTTGCTGCTGAATATGTAATATCAGCTCTCATAGAAAACATTTTTACAGTAAATACACCGCCGAGGTACGTTGCAAAAAAATATCCCACATAACCCATATAGTAGGTCCTTGTATACCATTTAATTCGTGCCTCTCCCATTCCCTCTGTATAAGTAGCAATATAAGGGGAAAGCATCGTATAATGCAACTGAAGCCCAACCAGTGCTAATAATGTTGTAACGTAGAATATCTTCGAGCTGTTTAGATAGATTACCGCCAGTAAAGAGATACAGCAAGTGCCAGAGCAAAACAACAACAGCTTCTTATATCCGATTTTAGGCACAGAAAATAGAGCAAACGCACTTATGAAGGTTGCGTATCCATAAAAAGCCCAAAATGATGTCGCAATGTTTACAGCAACTTCCTGTAAGTAATTTACATACGTATCGTAGATAATCCCACTGACTAAATTACTTATCACAAAGCTGAAAATAAACAGAACGAGATTCCAATGATTTCTCCATCGGTGATGATTGGTGGTTGTCAAAGTCATGCGCTTCACCTTCTATCTTTATTTAAATCGATACTGGGTAAAAAATGGATGCAGTGAATTTACTTCAAACATTGATTTTTGTTCTTCCTCGTTGCTGCTCGTCTTCTCTCTCGGCTTAGTATTTGACAGAAGAGGATCCTCTTCAGCAGTTTGGATTAATGCCAGTAAAATCTTCGCCTCTCTCTTTGCTTTTTGGAGATTAAACTTGTGCGTTCTCACAGTCGCTGCGCTGATATTCATTGCTTCACAAATGGTTTTATTATCATCTCGTTCATATAAATGGGTTAATATGCTTTTTTGTATTTCCGAAAGTCCGCAAATCTGTTTATCAAGGTTAATCAATACATTGAAGGATCCGCCGTGTTCCTCCTTCACATGCTCCGATACTGCTTTTTCAGCAGTAAACAGCTTTTCGGCATTAGGGTAAATAATACCATTCTCAAAGGTTTCCCCGCAAAAGATACAAGAAAACTCTCCGGTTTTTGGATTGTTTACATATCCATTTATTAATTCGTCAACTGAAAGATCTTTAAAGTCTTTATAGATATCATTTTCCATTGTTTTTGTATTCATCGCCTTCTCCTAATTAAAACATAAATGAAAAACGTTTAGTTATAAACAAACATTATCATATTTCATTTATATTTTCAATATCCTTAATCGTATTTATTTTAATTTTGGCAAAATTGCTTAAAGTGAAACATATTCTCCTTTTTTCTCCAAAATAAAAAAGAGCTTTCTGAGAATCCAAGAAAGTTCTTTTTCTATCATTTTCGTCTTAAACAGTCAGTAATGCCTGCACGGCTTTGTCCAGCTCTATCGTATTAAAAAACTCAATGGCACCCTTATCACATGCTTTTGCAATTTCCGGATTCATCGCCAGCTTTGCCAAAACTTTTAATTGATGCTTGTCTGCGGTTTCATCAATATGGCTTTCTCCGAAAACGTTGATTTTTTCATCGCAATGCGGACATTTCACATAGCTCATGTTTTCCACCAATCCAACAATCGGAATGTTCATCATCTTCGCCATATTAACCGCTTTGGCAACAATCATGGAAACCAGATCCTGCGGAGATGTCACAACTACAATCCCGTCTACCGGTAACGACTGAAAGACTGTGAGAGGCACATCACCTGTTCCGGGCGGCATGTCTACAAACAGATAATCCACATTTTCCCAAATTACTTCAGTCCAAAATTGCTTTACCGTTCCCGCAATTACAGGACCTCTCCAAATCACGGGGTCAGTGTCATCTTCAAGCAGTAGGTTAGCAGACATAATTTGAATGCCGGTCTTTGTCAATGCCGGAAAGATACCATGTTCCGTTCCAGTTGCTTTTTCTGTAATCCCAAACATCTTCGGAATAGAAGGACCTGTGATGTCTGCATCCAATATGCCTGTGTGATAACCTTCACGGC
Proteins encoded in this window:
- a CDS encoding MFS transporter, which gives rise to MTLTTTNHHRWRNHWNLVLFIFSFVISNLVSGIIYDTYVNYLQEVAVNIATSFWAFYGYATFISAFALFSVPKIGYKKLLLFCSGTCCISLLAVIYLNSSKIFYVTTLLALVGLQLHYTMLSPYIATYTEGMGEARIKWYTRTYYMGYVGYFFATYLGGVFTVKMFSMRADITYSAAKKATEYIAAFTPELKLAYLQGNKDILLITAIISAIAFIPILLIKEQGEDYRINTDKSNPKNLLPRMQEMVQIILKKEAVIYLTYFAMVSFAMGLFSSYFTVYLNRNLHIDKATSSLLVSISYLAIVLFMLFTPFLVRKLGQVNTISTMLIVSIPFMLIIANGEKFGSYKIAFVGVALFMRAGIANISSPADNSLAMSIADKNLRPIFASMVNVIAGLASIVSGLFTGNILFTTQMGYKNAYYLAAGLYFIASIIVAVGLKKYNRIENSAESKEEIKNGE
- a CDS encoding LuxR C-terminal-related transcriptional regulator — translated: MNTKTMENDIYKDFKDLSVDELINGYVNNPKTGEFSCIFCGETFENGIIYPNAEKLFTAEKAVSEHVKEEHGGSFNVLINLDKQICGLSEIQKSILTHLYERDDNKTICEAMNISAATVRTHKFNLQKAKREAKILLALIQTAEEDPLLSNTKPREKTSSNEEEQKSMFEVNSLHPFFTQYRFK
- a CDS encoding Mrp/NBP35 family ATP-binding protein, producing MSQVSENCSHDCGSCGENCSERDPKSFQEKPHAKSSIKKVIGVVSGKGGVGKSLVTGMLAVLMSREGYHTGILDADITGPSIPKMFGITEKATGTEHGIFPALTKTGIQIMSANLLLEDDTDPVIWRGPVIAGTVKQFWTEVIWENVDYLFVDMPPGTGDVPLTVFQSLPVDGIVVVTSPQDLVSMIVAKAVNMAKMMNIPIVGLVENMSYVKCPHCDEKINVFGESHIDETADKHQLKVLAKLAMNPEIAKACDKGAIEFFNTIELDKAVQALLTV